In the Burkholderia cenocepacia genome, one interval contains:
- a CDS encoding dicarboxylate/amino acid:cation symporter, translating to MKKKHNITKYIVVAMMLGIAVGYACHSAFPDPKMAKEVAGYVSLLSDVFLRLIKMIIAPLVFATLTVGIAQMGDGGAVGRVGVKAFGWFFIASFTSLLLGLLTATLLQPGSHLSLPLPPSDAALNLKTGAFTLKDFVVHLVPKSIAEAMANNEILQIVVFSIFFGTALSALGESGKRLTGVIDDLAQVMLKVTGAVMGFAPVAVFAALASTITTEGLGILLTFAKFMASFYLALALLWAVLTLAGVTFLGKRAFTLIRLIREPFLLSFATASSEAAYPKLLDALDRFGVNRKISSFVLPIGYSFNLDGSMMYCTFAVLFIAQVYGIHLPLGTQITMLLMLMVTSKGMAGVPRASLVVIAATLNQFNLPEAGLLLIMGVDMFLDMGRSATNAVGNSIAAAVVAKWEGQLDAPRDDDDSDGARVAEVKVRETSA from the coding sequence AACATTACCAAGTACATCGTTGTCGCGATGATGCTTGGTATCGCCGTGGGTTACGCCTGCCATAGCGCGTTTCCCGACCCGAAGATGGCGAAGGAAGTCGCCGGCTACGTGTCGTTGCTGTCCGATGTATTCCTGCGCTTGATCAAGATGATCATCGCGCCGCTGGTGTTCGCGACGCTGACCGTCGGCATCGCGCAGATGGGCGACGGCGGCGCGGTGGGCCGCGTGGGCGTCAAGGCGTTCGGCTGGTTCTTCATCGCGTCGTTCACGTCGCTGCTGCTCGGTCTGCTGACCGCGACGCTCCTGCAGCCTGGCAGCCACCTGAGCCTGCCGCTGCCGCCGTCCGATGCGGCGCTCAACCTGAAGACGGGCGCGTTCACGCTGAAGGATTTCGTGGTGCACCTGGTGCCGAAGTCGATCGCCGAGGCGATGGCGAACAACGAAATCCTGCAGATCGTCGTGTTCTCGATCTTCTTCGGCACCGCGCTGTCCGCGCTCGGCGAATCGGGCAAACGCCTGACCGGCGTGATCGACGATCTCGCGCAGGTGATGCTGAAGGTCACGGGGGCGGTGATGGGGTTCGCGCCGGTCGCGGTGTTCGCGGCACTCGCGTCGACGATCACGACCGAAGGGCTCGGCATCCTGCTCACGTTCGCGAAGTTCATGGCGAGCTTCTATCTGGCGCTCGCGCTGCTGTGGGCCGTGCTGACGCTGGCCGGCGTGACGTTCCTCGGCAAGCGCGCGTTCACGCTGATCCGGCTGATCCGCGAGCCGTTCCTGCTGTCGTTCGCGACGGCCAGCTCCGAGGCCGCGTATCCGAAGCTGCTGGACGCGCTCGATCGCTTCGGCGTGAACCGCAAGATCTCGAGCTTCGTGCTGCCGATCGGCTATTCGTTCAACCTCGACGGCTCGATGATGTACTGCACGTTCGCGGTGCTGTTCATCGCGCAGGTATACGGCATCCATCTGCCGCTCGGCACGCAGATCACGATGCTGCTGATGCTGATGGTGACGTCGAAGGGAATGGCCGGCGTGCCGCGCGCGTCGCTGGTCGTGATCGCGGCGACGCTCAACCAGTTCAACCTGCCCGAAGCCGGCTTGCTGCTGATCATGGGCGTCGACATGTTCCTCGACATGGGGCGCTCGGCCACCAATGCCGTCGGCAACTCGATCGCCGCGGCCGTGGTCGCGAAGTGGGAAGGGCAGCTCGACGCGCCGCGCGACGACGACGATTCGGACGGTGCGCGCGTCGCCGAGGTGAAGGTGCGGGAAACGTCGGCATGA
- a CDS encoding SMP-30/gluconolactonase/LRE family protein — MVARKRIHAALVAAAIAAFAPATHSANTTDWIANTYGTLGAHVGNVARAMWVAPEGVIYTASMWDEDEGGVAIYQNGKSIGSIGAHSEFQGSAITGNATSLFVALQPGKTYGSGAVGRYNRATKVRDRVIQISAATNQPRIDVVTGLATAGSLLYASDFYGNRVRVFTTDGVWQRDIAVSAPGALAVDGAGNVWVAQKSAGSIVGFNPAGALLDTIRMPTGSHPSALYVDAAAGQLLVGDEGPDQNIKRYSISGRPALAGTFGVRGGYLDTTTGIKGQVGPQRFTRIVGIGKDSGGNLYVLNNPWGGSWDLGRNGATDIHAYGSNGNLRWTLQSLNFEGIAAPDPVTDGALFYGATHIYSGSAGGKFVANTVDPFTYPSDPRINMNDTQRDEHFGLLTSVGANRILVAAGQNPPVFYFYHFNAANGYVAIPDGSIPGPAFNTTQRVTGGFSLDSQGGVWAGLDKTGAITHYPLTGFDANGKPSWGPGVATRIPASVVPLTRIVYLADSDTMVLAQGAIGSNDWTSIGTRIEVYHGWRAGNTTKPDPVITLPHSGAKSIDAAGNHLFVGYWFSSSGPLWPNVDAFNLTTGNLDTTLVNASPATVDTSSAIDAMYSIRAYRRSNGEYVVMKNNVKGNSITVYRWTP, encoded by the coding sequence ATGGTCGCCAGAAAACGCATCCACGCCGCGCTCGTTGCCGCGGCGATCGCCGCATTTGCGCCCGCCACTCATTCAGCCAACACCACCGACTGGATCGCGAACACGTACGGCACGCTCGGCGCGCACGTCGGCAACGTCGCGCGCGCGATGTGGGTTGCGCCCGAAGGCGTGATCTACACGGCGTCGATGTGGGACGAGGATGAAGGCGGCGTCGCGATTTACCAGAACGGCAAGAGCATCGGCTCGATCGGCGCGCATTCGGAATTCCAGGGCAGCGCGATCACGGGCAACGCGACGTCGCTGTTCGTCGCGCTGCAGCCCGGCAAGACGTACGGCAGCGGCGCGGTGGGGCGCTACAACCGCGCGACAAAGGTTCGCGACCGCGTGATCCAGATCAGCGCGGCGACCAACCAGCCGCGCATCGACGTCGTCACCGGGCTCGCGACGGCCGGCTCGCTGCTCTATGCGAGCGACTTCTACGGCAATCGCGTGCGCGTGTTCACGACCGATGGCGTGTGGCAACGGGATATCGCCGTGTCGGCGCCGGGCGCACTCGCGGTGGACGGTGCGGGCAACGTGTGGGTCGCGCAGAAAAGCGCCGGCTCGATCGTCGGCTTCAACCCGGCCGGCGCGCTGCTCGATACGATCCGGATGCCGACCGGCTCGCATCCGTCGGCGCTGTATGTCGATGCGGCGGCCGGGCAACTACTGGTGGGCGACGAAGGGCCCGACCAGAACATCAAGCGCTATTCGATCTCGGGCCGGCCGGCACTGGCCGGCACGTTCGGCGTGCGCGGCGGTTATCTCGACACGACGACGGGCATCAAGGGGCAGGTCGGCCCGCAACGCTTCACGCGCATCGTCGGGATCGGCAAGGACAGCGGCGGCAATCTCTATGTGCTCAACAACCCGTGGGGCGGCAGCTGGGATCTCGGCCGCAACGGCGCGACCGACATTCATGCGTACGGCAGCAACGGCAACCTGCGCTGGACGCTGCAGTCACTGAACTTCGAGGGCATCGCCGCGCCGGACCCGGTCACGGACGGCGCGCTGTTCTATGGCGCCACGCATATCTACAGCGGCAGCGCGGGCGGCAAGTTCGTCGCGAACACCGTCGATCCGTTCACGTATCCGTCGGACCCGCGGATCAACATGAACGATACGCAGCGCGACGAACACTTCGGGCTGCTCACGTCGGTCGGCGCGAACCGGATTCTCGTCGCGGCCGGCCAGAACCCGCCGGTCTTCTACTTCTATCACTTCAACGCGGCGAACGGTTACGTCGCGATTCCGGACGGCTCGATTCCGGGCCCCGCGTTCAATACCACGCAGCGCGTGACGGGCGGCTTCAGCCTCGACAGCCAGGGCGGCGTATGGGCCGGGCTCGACAAGACGGGGGCGATCACGCATTACCCGCTGACCGGCTTCGACGCGAACGGCAAGCCGTCGTGGGGGCCGGGTGTCGCGACCCGCATTCCGGCCAGCGTCGTGCCGCTGACGCGCATCGTCTATCTCGCGGACAGCGACACGATGGTGCTCGCGCAGGGCGCGATCGGCAGCAACGACTGGACGTCGATCGGCACGCGCATCGAGGTATATCACGGCTGGCGCGCGGGCAATACGACGAAGCCGGACCCGGTGATCACGCTGCCGCACAGCGGCGCGAAATCGATCGACGCGGCGGGTAACCATCTGTTCGTCGGCTACTGGTTCAGCAGCAGCGGGCCGCTGTGGCCGAACGTCGACGCGTTCAACCTCACCACCGGCAATCTCGACACGACGCTGGTCAATGCGAGCCCCGCGACGGTCGACACCAGCAGCGCGATCGACGCGATGTACAGCATCCGCGCGTACCGCCGGTCGAACGGCGAGTACGTGGTGATGAAGAACAACGTGAAGGGGAACAGCATTACCGTGTACCGGTGGACGCCCTGA
- a CDS encoding peptidyl-prolyl cis-trans isomerase: MKKKTIPNRLLTIVALAGALSGPVHAQTAETVATVNGTPITQADVDTLLRASGQPDSPQIRQAIKNQLITRVLVQQAAEKANYADKPEVKAAMQQAKVTAEVQLYLRDHVKPEPVTDEQVKARYDELVAALGKNEYKPRVIVVKDPVAAATVLSELKAGKSFDGLARQYSLAPSRDTGGELPWVSFNTPAAEGKTAGLPLPVAQALEKLTVGATTKDSIPVDGVRAIVKLDAKRPTQVPGFETAKPTLQQQLQAIAAEKASAQMIGNLLKDAKITQ; encoded by the coding sequence ATGAAGAAGAAAACGATCCCGAATCGCCTGTTGACGATCGTCGCGCTGGCCGGCGCACTGAGCGGCCCGGTCCATGCGCAGACGGCGGAGACGGTCGCGACCGTCAACGGCACGCCGATCACGCAGGCCGACGTCGATACGCTGCTGCGCGCGTCCGGGCAGCCCGATTCGCCGCAGATCCGCCAGGCGATCAAGAACCAGCTGATCACGCGCGTGCTGGTTCAGCAGGCAGCCGAGAAGGCGAACTATGCGGACAAGCCCGAGGTCAAGGCGGCGATGCAGCAGGCGAAGGTGACGGCCGAGGTGCAACTGTACCTGCGCGACCACGTGAAGCCGGAGCCGGTGACCGACGAGCAGGTCAAGGCGCGCTACGACGAACTGGTCGCCGCGCTCGGCAAGAACGAATACAAGCCGCGCGTGATCGTCGTCAAGGACCCGGTCGCGGCGGCGACCGTGCTGAGCGAGCTGAAGGCGGGCAAGTCGTTCGACGGGCTGGCACGCCAGTACAGCCTGGCGCCGAGCCGCGATACCGGCGGCGAGCTGCCGTGGGTGAGCTTCAACACGCCGGCGGCGGAAGGCAAGACGGCCGGGTTGCCGCTGCCGGTTGCGCAGGCGCTCGAGAAGCTGACGGTCGGCGCGACGACGAAGGATTCGATTCCGGTCGATGGCGTGCGGGCGATCGTGAAGCTGGATGCGAAGCGGCCGACGCAGGTGCCGGGTTTCGAAACCGCGAAGCCGACGCTTCAGCAGCAACTGCAGGCGATCGCGGCCGAGAAGGCGAGCGCGCAGATGATCGGCAATCTGCTGAAGGACGCGAAGATCACGCAGTAA
- a CDS encoding GNAT family N-acetyltransferase, which yields MKPAIHLRAASQEDLPFLLTLRRLTMTEHLQRVGAPTDDEAHDRRIRANFDDAMIVCEGADAIGLLKVTRAASEWHVHQIQILPARQGQGIGEAVLHALLTDAAHARVPVSLSVLHGNPARRLYERLGFRVASATDTSASMVWHA from the coding sequence ATGAAACCCGCGATCCATCTGCGTGCTGCGTCTCAGGAAGATCTCCCGTTCCTGCTGACGCTCCGTCGACTCACGATGACCGAGCATCTGCAGCGCGTCGGCGCGCCGACCGACGATGAAGCGCACGACCGCCGCATCCGCGCGAACTTCGACGACGCGATGATCGTCTGTGAAGGCGCCGATGCCATTGGCCTGCTGAAGGTGACACGCGCCGCCAGCGAATGGCACGTCCATCAGATCCAGATTCTCCCCGCGCGCCAGGGCCAGGGAATCGGCGAAGCCGTGCTGCACGCATTGCTGACCGATGCGGCGCACGCGCGCGTGCCCGTGTCGCTCAGCGTGCTGCACGGCAACCCGGCGCGGCGGCTCTACGAACGGCTCGGCTTTCGCGTCGCGTCGGCAACCGACACGAGCGCGAGCATGGTCTGGCACGCGTGA